In Astatotilapia calliptera chromosome 23, fAstCal1.2, whole genome shotgun sequence, a genomic segment contains:
- the prdx6 gene encoding peroxiredoxin-6 produces MPGLLLGDEFPNFEADTSIGRIKFHDFLGNSWGILFSHPRDFTPVCTTELARAANISNEFKKRGVKMIALSIDSVADHNSWSKDVMAVSKNADTDLPFPIIADDKRELSVLMGMLDPDEKDKDGMPLTARCVFVIGPDKKLKLSILYPATTGRNFDELLRVIDSLQLTAQKKVATPVDWKPGDKVMVIPSLSDAEAASLFPNGVTTEEVPSGKKYLRYTHI; encoded by the exons ATGCCTGGACTTCTGTTGGGAGACGAATTCCCAAATTTCGAGGCCGACACCAGCATCGGCAGGATCAAGTTTCACGACTTCCTGGGCAACTC ATGGGGTATCCTGTTCTCCCACCCGAGGGACTTCACTCCTGTATGCACCACTGAGCTCGCCCGTGCTGCCAACATCAGCAATGAGTTCAAGAAACGAGGCGTAAAGATGATTGCCTTGTCCATTGACAGTGTTGCTGATCACAACAGCTGGAGCAAG GATGTGATGGCTGTTAGCAAAAACGCTGATACTGACCTGCCTTTCCCCATCATCGCTGATGACAAGAGGGAGCTGTCAGTCCTGATGGGTATGCTGGACCCAGATGAGAAAGACAAAGATGGCATGCCCCTCACGGCTCGCTGT GTGTTTGTGATCGGCCCTGACAAGAAGCTGAAGTTGTCCATCCTATACCCTGCAACTACAGGAAGAAACTTTGATGAGCTGCTAAGAGTTATTGACTCTCTGCAGCTGACTGCACAGAAGAAGGTTGCCACACCAGTTGACTGGAAG CCCGGTGACAAAGTCATGGTCATTCCCTCGCTCTCAGATGCTGAAGCTGCGTCTCTGTTTCCTAATGGTGTGACAACTGAAGAAGTGCCTTCTGGAAAGAAATACCTGCGCTACACCCACATCTGA
- the plpp6 gene encoding polyisoprenoid diphosphate/phosphate phosphohydrolase PLPP6, translating to MPSPKAKNPGRSGGSPVLGSSNGRYEFMSLTKPLNRSSPPHLLQRQGSDPTTARLRASESPTRRRGSGSSTGSASGQGPPEEDGIRLNPSLIRVALSSLLAIDLWLSKQLGVCACEDSSWGSVRPLMKLLEISGHGIPWLAGTAYCLYKSDSAAGQEVMLNLFMGLLLDLILVGIVKAVVRRRRPAHNRMDMFATFSVDRYSFPSGHATRAAMCGRFLLAHLVLAAPLRVLVLLWVGLVGLSRVMLGRHNVTDVMFGFWMGYCQYNLVEMLWLSPQTLQGLLGQSA from the exons ATGCCCTCTCCTAAAGCGAAAAACCCCGGTCGCAGCGGAGGAAGCCCGGTGCTCGGGAGCTCCAACGGTCGCTACGAGTTCATGTCTCTGACAAAGCCGCTAAACCGGTCTTCACCGCCACACCTGCTCCAGCGCCAGGGCTCCGACCCGACCACGGCCCGCCTTCGAGCCTCTGAAAGCCCCACTCGGCGCCGGGGCTCCGGCTCCTCCACGGGCTCCGCGAGCGGTCAGGGGCCACCTGAAGAGGATGGTATCCGGCTCAACCCCTCCCTCATTCGCGTAGCGCTCAGCTCCTTGTTGGCCATCGACCTGTGGCTGTCCAAGCAGCTGGGAGTGTGTGCCTGTGAGGACTCGTCCTGGGGCAGTGTGCGCCCCTTAATGAAGCTCTTAGAGATATCGGGACATGGTATCCCGTGGCTGGCTGGTACCGCCTACTGTCTGTACAAGAGCGACAGTGCTGCAGGACAAGAAGTCATGCTCAACCTTTTCATGG GCCTGCTGCTGGACCTGATCTTGGTTGGCATTGTTAAGGCGGTGGTGCGTCGGCGTCGGCCAGCACATAATCGTATGGACATGTTCGCCACCTTTTCTGTGGACCGCTACTCCTTCCCCTCCGGACATGCCACGCGTGCCGCCATGTGTGGCCGCTTCCTGCTGGCTCACCTCGTGCTGGCTGCCCCGTTGAGAGTCCTCGTTCTGCTGTGGGTGGGCCTGGTAGGGTTGAGTCGAGTGATGCTGGGCAGGCACAATGTGACTGATGTGATGTTTGGGTTCTGGATGGGCTATTGCCAGTACAACCTTGTGGAAATGCTGTGGCTGTCCCCTCAAACACTGCAAGGGCTGCTGGGACAGTCAGCTTAA